In Pseudomonas deceptionensis, a single window of DNA contains:
- a CDS encoding DNA-directed RNA polymerase subunit alpha produces MQISVNEFLTPRHIDVQVVSPTRAKITLEPLERGFGHTLGNALRRILLSSMPGCAVVEAEIDGVLHEYSAIEGVQEDVIEILLNLKGLAIKLHGRDEVTLTLSKKGSGVVTAADIQLDHDVEIVNPDHVIANLASNGALNMKLTVARGRGYEPADSRQSDEDESRSIGRLQLDSSFSPVRRIAYVVENARVEQRTNLDKLVIDLETNGTLDPEEAIRRAATILQQQLAAFVDLKGDSEPVVIEQEDEIDPILLRPVDDLELTVRSANCLKAENIYYIGDLIQRTEVELLKTPNLGKKSLTEIKDVLASRGLSLGMRLDNWPPASLKKDDKATA; encoded by the coding sequence ATGCAGATTTCGGTAAATGAGTTCCTGACACCTCGCCATATTGATGTGCAAGTTGTCAGTCCAACCCGCGCTAAAATCACACTCGAGCCTCTCGAGCGTGGTTTTGGCCACACCCTGGGCAACGCGCTGCGCCGCATCCTGTTGTCCTCAATGCCAGGCTGTGCAGTAGTCGAGGCCGAGATTGACGGTGTGCTCCACGAGTACAGCGCCATCGAAGGTGTACAGGAAGACGTAATTGAAATCCTGTTGAACCTTAAAGGTCTGGCTATCAAGCTGCACGGCCGTGACGAAGTTACGCTGACCTTGTCGAAGAAGGGTTCGGGGGTGGTTACCGCTGCCGATATTCAGCTGGATCATGATGTCGAGATCGTTAATCCCGATCACGTAATCGCCAACCTGGCGTCTAACGGCGCCTTGAACATGAAGCTCACTGTAGCTCGTGGTCGTGGTTATGAACCAGCAGACTCGCGTCAGAGCGATGAAGACGAAAGCCGCAGCATCGGTCGCTTGCAGCTTGACTCTTCGTTCAGCCCGGTTCGCCGTATCGCATACGTGGTGGAAAACGCCCGTGTCGAGCAGCGTACTAACCTGGACAAGCTGGTTATTGATCTGGAAACCAACGGTACACTGGATCCTGAAGAGGCCATTCGTCGTGCTGCAACCATTCTGCAACAGCAGTTGGCTGCATTCGTCGACCTCAAAGGTGACAGCGAGCCAGTGGTAATCGAACAGGAAGACGAGATCGATCCGATCCTGCTTCGTCCGGTTGACGATCTGGAACTGACCGTGCGTTCGGCCAACTGCCTTAAGGCGGAGAACATTTACTACATCGGTGATCTGATTCAGCGTACCGAAGTAGAACTGTTGAAGACTCCGAACCTGGGCAAGAAATCCTTGACTGAAATCAAGGACGTTCTGGCCTCCCGTGGTCTGTCCCTCGGCATGCGCCTCGACAACTGGCCGCCTGCAAGTCTTAAGAAGGACGACAAGGCGACTGCCTGA
- the rplQ gene encoding 50S ribosomal protein L17 — protein sequence MRHRKSGRHLSRTSSHRKAMFQNMAVSLFEHELIKTTLPKAKELRRVAEPLITLAKNDCLANRRLAFDRTRSKAIVGKLFNDLGKRYATREGGYLRILKCGFRAGDNAPMAYVELVDRPVGGEAVSAE from the coding sequence ATGCGTCATCGTAAAAGTGGTCGTCACCTGAGCCGCACTAGCTCCCACCGCAAGGCTATGTTTCAAAACATGGCAGTGTCGTTGTTTGAGCACGAGCTGATCAAAACGACTCTGCCGAAAGCCAAAGAATTGCGTCGCGTTGCTGAGCCGCTGATTACTCTGGCCAAGAATGATTGTCTGGCTAACCGCCGTCTGGCCTTCGACCGTACGCGTTCGAAAGCCATCGTTGGTAAGCTGTTCAACGATCTGGGCAAGCGTTATGCAACTCGTGAGGGTGGCTACCTGCGCATCCTCAAGTGCGGTTTCCGTGCTGGCGACAACGCGCCTATGGCGTACGTCGAGTTGGTTGATCGTCCAGTTGGCGGTGAAGCTGTATCCGCTGAGTAA
- a CDS encoding catalase: MSQTKTLTTASGAPVADNQNSRSAGPRGPLLLEDFHLIEKLAHFNRENIPERRVHAKGSGAHGTFTLTRDMAQYSSAKLFDTIGKQTPTFLRFSTVGGERGSADTERDPRGFALKFYTEEGNWDIVGNNTPVFFIRDPLKFPDFIHTQKRLPQSNLKSAQMMWDFWSHSPESLHQVTILFSDRGIPDGYRHMHGFGSHTYSLINAAGERHWVKWHYKTKQGIKNLPPAEAARLAGTDPDYAQRDLFGAIERGDFPKWRVCMQIMTEAQAAAHYENPFDVTKTWSQKEFPLIEIGELELNRNPLNYFAEVEQAAFGPSNMVPGVGLSPDRMLQGRVFAYADAHRYRVGTNHQHLPINAPRVPVHTYQRDGAMAFGNNGGAAPNYEPNSFADAPKQAPQYAEPPLALSGAADRYDHRVDSDYYSHAGALFRLMNDEQKALLINNIAGAMDGVSADVVERQLQHFYNADQAYGDGVAKALGVMAK; encoded by the coding sequence ATGAGCCAGACCAAAACGCTTACGACCGCCAGCGGCGCACCTGTTGCTGATAACCAGAACTCCCGATCGGCTGGGCCTCGTGGCCCCTTGTTGCTTGAAGATTTTCACCTGATTGAAAAGCTCGCGCACTTTAACCGCGAAAATATTCCAGAGCGTCGTGTGCATGCCAAAGGCTCAGGCGCCCACGGCACCTTTACGTTGACCCGTGACATGGCTCAATACAGCAGTGCCAAGCTGTTCGACACCATCGGCAAGCAAACTCCGACCTTTCTGCGCTTCTCAACAGTAGGTGGTGAGCGTGGTTCGGCAGACACCGAGCGCGATCCTCGTGGTTTTGCACTCAAGTTTTATACCGAAGAAGGCAACTGGGACATCGTGGGCAATAACACGCCCGTCTTCTTTATTCGTGACCCGCTGAAATTCCCGGATTTTATCCACACCCAAAAACGTCTGCCGCAAAGCAACCTGAAAAGTGCGCAGATGATGTGGGATTTCTGGTCGCACTCGCCTGAGTCCCTGCACCAGGTCACGATCCTGTTTTCTGATCGCGGCATTCCTGATGGCTACCGCCATATGCACGGTTTTGGCAGCCACACCTATAGCCTTATCAATGCTGCGGGTGAGCGTCACTGGGTCAAGTGGCACTACAAAACCAAGCAAGGCATCAAGAATCTGCCACCGGCTGAAGCGGCACGTCTTGCCGGTACGGATCCGGACTATGCGCAACGCGATCTGTTTGGTGCCATTGAGCGTGGTGACTTCCCGAAATGGCGTGTCTGCATGCAGATCATGACTGAAGCGCAAGCGGCGGCTCATTACGAAAACCCGTTTGACGTGACTAAAACCTGGTCGCAGAAAGAGTTCCCGTTGATTGAAATCGGTGAGCTGGAGTTGAACCGCAATCCGCTTAATTACTTCGCCGAAGTCGAGCAAGCTGCGTTTGGTCCCAGCAACATGGTCCCAGGTGTCGGTCTGTCTCCTGACCGCATGCTTCAAGGCCGCGTGTTCGCATACGCGGATGCCCATCGCTACCGTGTAGGCACTAACCACCAGCACCTGCCTATCAACGCACCGCGGGTGCCTGTGCATACCTATCAGCGTGATGGCGCGATGGCTTTTGGCAACAATGGTGGTGCTGCGCCGAACTACGAGCCCAATAGCTTCGCTGATGCGCCAAAGCAAGCGCCGCAGTACGCTGAGCCGCCTTTGGCCCTGAGTGGCGCGGCGGATCGTTACGATCATCGCGTTGACAGCGATTACTACAGTCACGCGGGTGCATTGTTCCGTCTGATGAATGACGAGCAGAAAGCCCTGCTCATCAATAACATCGCAGGCGCAATGGACGGGGTTTCGGCCGACGTCGTGGAGCGTCAGTTGCAACACTTCTACAATGCCGATCAGGCTTACGGTGACGGTGTTGCCAAAGCGCTGGGTGTAATGGCTAAGTAA
- the bfr gene encoding bacterioferritin, producing the protein MQGHPDVIDYLNTLLTGELAARDQYFVHSRMYEDWGFTKLYERINHEMEEEAQHADALMRRILMLEGTPRMRPDDLDVGATVPEMFAADLRLEYKVRAALCKGIALCELHKDYVSRDMLRIQLADTEEDHTYWLEKQLGLIKTIGLQNYLQSQF; encoded by the coding sequence ATGCAAGGGCACCCGGACGTAATCGATTACCTCAACACGTTGCTCACCGGCGAGCTGGCTGCACGTGACCAATATTTTGTCCACTCCCGCATGTACGAGGATTGGGGCTTTACCAAGCTGTACGAACGCATCAACCACGAAATGGAAGAAGAGGCACAACACGCTGATGCGTTGATGCGCCGGATTCTGATGCTTGAAGGCACTCCGCGCATGCGCCCGGATGACCTTGATGTAGGTGCCACGGTGCCTGAGATGTTCGCTGCCGACCTGCGCCTCGAGTACAAGGTACGTGCGGCGCTGTGCAAAGGCATCGCGCTGTGCGAGCTGCACAAAGACTACGTGAGCCGCGATATGCTGCGTATTCAGCTGGCAGACACCGAAGAAGATCACACTTACTGGCTTGAGAAGCAGTTGGGTCTGATTAAAACCATCGGCCTGCAGAACTACCTGCAATCGCAGTTCTGA
- the uvrA gene encoding excinuclease ABC subunit UvrA, translated as MDKILIRGARTHNLKNIDLTLPRDKLIVITGLSGSGKSSLAFDTLYAEGQRRYVESLSAYARQFLSMMEKPDVDTIEGLSPAISIEQKSTSHNPRSTVGTITEIYDYLRLLYARVGIPRCPDHDIPLEAQTVSQMVDLVLAQPEGSKLMLLAPVIRERKGEHLSVFEELRAQGFVRARVNGRLCELDELPKLDKQKKHTIDVVVDRFKVRADLQQRLAESFETALKLADGIALVAPMDDEPGEEMIFSARFACPICGHAISELEPKLFSFNNPAGACPTCDGLGVKQFFDIKRLVNGELTLAEGAIRGWDRRNVYYFQMLGALAKHYDFSLEVPFSELPADKQKVILYGSGTQNVDFRYLNDRGDIVKRAHPFEGIVPNLERRYRETESATVREELAKFLSTQACPDCRGTRLRREARHVWVGEKTLPAVTNMPIGDATEYFSTLSLTGRRGEIADKILKEIRERLQFLVNVGLDYLSLDRSADTLSGGEAQRIRLASQIGAGLVGVLYILDEPSIGLHQRDNDRLLGTLKHLRDIGNTVIVVEHDEDAIRLADYVVDIGPGAGVHGGHIVAQGTPAEVMAHPDSLTGKYLSGRVKIPVPAKRTPRNKKLTLSLKGARGNNLRNVDLEIPLGLLTCVTGVSGSGKSTLINNTLYPLSATALNGATTLEAAAHDSIKGLEHLDKVVDIDQSPIGRTPRSNPATYTGLFTPIRELFSGVPESRSRGYGPGRFSFNVKGGRCEACQGDGLIKVEMHFLPDIYVPCDVCKSKRYNRETLEIKYKGKNIHEVLEMTIEEARVFFDAVPALARKLQTLMDVGLSYIKLGQSATTLSGGEAQRVKLSRELSKRDTGKTLYILDEPTTGLHFADIQQLLDVLHRLRDHGNTVVVIEHNLDVIKTADWLVDLGPEGGSKGGQIIATGTPEEVAEMSQSHTGFYLKPLLIRDRD; from the coding sequence GTGGACAAGATCCTGATACGTGGGGCACGAACCCACAACTTGAAGAACATCGACCTGACCCTGCCAAGGGACAAACTGATCGTCATCACCGGACTGTCTGGCTCCGGCAAATCATCCCTGGCGTTTGACACGTTGTATGCCGAAGGTCAGCGGCGTTATGTCGAGTCGCTGTCAGCCTATGCCCGGCAGTTCCTGTCGATGATGGAAAAGCCTGACGTCGATACCATCGAAGGCCTGTCGCCCGCGATTTCCATCGAGCAGAAATCGACCTCGCATAACCCGCGTTCCACGGTCGGCACCATCACCGAAATTTACGATTACCTGCGCCTGCTGTATGCCCGCGTAGGTATCCCGCGCTGCCCGGATCACGATATCCCTCTGGAAGCCCAGACCGTCAGCCAAATGGTCGACCTGGTGCTGGCGCAGCCTGAAGGCAGCAAGCTTATGCTGCTGGCGCCAGTGATTCGCGAGCGCAAGGGTGAGCACCTTTCTGTGTTTGAAGAGCTGCGTGCTCAGGGCTTCGTGCGGGCCCGCGTCAACGGCAGGCTCTGCGAGCTGGACGAACTGCCTAAACTCGACAAGCAGAAGAAGCACACCATTGATGTGGTGGTCGACCGCTTTAAAGTGCGTGCAGACCTGCAACAACGCCTGGCCGAGTCGTTCGAGACCGCGCTGAAACTGGCCGACGGCATTGCCCTGGTCGCACCGATGGACGACGAACCGGGCGAAGAGATGATTTTCTCCGCGCGCTTCGCCTGCCCGATCTGTGGCCACGCAATCAGCGAGCTGGAACCCAAGCTGTTTTCCTTCAACAACCCGGCGGGTGCCTGTCCGACCTGTGACGGGTTGGGGGTTAAGCAGTTTTTTGACATCAAGCGTCTGGTCAATGGTGAGTTGACGCTGGCCGAAGGCGCGATACGCGGCTGGGACCGGCGCAACGTTTATTACTTCCAGATGCTCGGGGCGCTGGCCAAGCATTACGATTTCAGCCTTGAAGTGCCGTTCAGCGAGCTTCCGGCCGACAAGCAAAAGGTCATCCTGTACGGCAGCGGCACGCAAAATGTTGATTTCCGCTATCTGAATGATCGCGGTGACATCGTGAAACGTGCGCATCCATTTGAAGGCATCGTGCCCAACCTTGAGCGCCGTTATCGCGAAACCGAGTCGGCCACGGTACGCGAGGAACTGGCCAAGTTCCTGAGCACCCAGGCCTGCCCGGATTGCCGCGGTACCCGCTTGCGGCGTGAAGCCCGCCATGTGTGGGTCGGTGAAAAAACCCTGCCGGCCGTGACCAATATGCCTATTGGTGATGCCACTGAGTACTTCAGCACCCTGAGCCTGACGGGGCGTCGGGGCGAAATTGCGGACAAGATCCTCAAGGAAATTCGCGAGCGCCTGCAGTTCCTGGTGAATGTGGGCCTGGACTATCTGTCACTGGATCGCAGCGCCGACACCCTGTCTGGCGGTGAAGCCCAGCGTATTCGTCTGGCCAGCCAGATTGGCGCGGGCCTGGTGGGGGTGCTGTACATCCTCGACGAGCCCTCCATTGGCCTGCACCAGCGTGATAACGATCGCTTGCTGGGCACCCTCAAGCATCTGCGCGACATCGGCAACACGGTGATCGTGGTGGAGCATGACGAGGATGCCATTCGCCTGGCCGACTACGTGGTTGATATCGGCCCCGGCGCAGGTGTGCATGGCGGCCATATCGTCGCCCAAGGCACGCCGGCCGAGGTGATGGCGCACCCTGACTCACTGACCGGCAAGTATTTGTCGGGCCGGGTGAAAATTCCTGTGCCGGCCAAACGCACGCCACGCAACAAGAAACTGACGCTGTCGCTCAAAGGCGCACGCGGCAATAACTTGCGCAATGTGGATCTGGAAATCCCCCTGGGGCTGCTGACCTGCGTGACAGGGGTTTCGGGGTCGGGCAAATCGACACTGATCAACAACACGCTCTATCCGCTCAGCGCTACGGCACTGAACGGCGCGACCACCCTTGAAGCCGCGGCCCACGACAGCATCAAAGGGCTTGAGCACCTGGACAAGGTCGTGGACATTGACCAGAGCCCGATTGGCCGCACACCACGCTCCAACCCTGCGACTTACACCGGGCTGTTTACACCGATACGCGAGTTGTTTTCGGGCGTGCCCGAATCCCGCTCCCGGGGCTATGGCCCGGGGCGTTTCTCCTTCAACGTGAAGGGCGGACGTTGCGAAGCCTGTCAGGGCGATGGCTTGATCAAGGTAGAAATGCACTTTCTGCCGGACATCTACGTGCCTTGCGATGTGTGCAAGAGCAAGCGCTATAACCGTGAAACCCTTGAGATCAAGTACAAGGGCAAGAACATCCATGAAGTGCTGGAGATGACCATCGAAGAAGCACGTGTGTTCTTCGATGCCGTGCCTGCATTGGCGCGCAAGCTGCAAACGCTGATGGATGTAGGTCTGTCGTACATCAAGCTGGGGCAGTCCGCCACAACGCTGTCAGGCGGTGAGGCACAACGGGTGAAGTTGTCCCGCGAACTGTCCAAGCGTGATACCGGCAAGACACTGTATATCCTCGATGAGCCTACAACCGGTTTGCACTTTGCTGATATCCAGCAATTGCTGGATGTGCTGCATCGACTGCGCGATCACGGCAATACAGTCGTGGTGATCGAGCACAACCTGGACGTGATCAAGACCGCCGACTGGTTGGTGGATCTTGGACCTGAAGGCGGCTCCAAAGGTGGGCAGATCATTGCAACAGGCACACCGGAAGAAGTGGCCGAGATGAGCCAATCCCATACCGGCTTCTATCTGAAGCCACTGCTGATACGCGACAGGGATTAA
- a CDS encoding MFS transporter produces the protein MHDPHSERMSGSETRAASGLALVFAFRMLGMFMVLPVLATYGMDLAGATPALIGLAIGAYGLTQAIFQIPFGMISDRIGRRPVIYLGLIVFALGSVLAANSDSIWGVIAGRILQGAGAISAAVMALLSDLTREQHRTKAMAMIGMTIGLSFAVAMVVGPLLTRAFGLSGLFLATGAMALVGIVIVMFMVPRSTGTLQHRESGVARQALLPTLRHPDLLRLDLGIFVLHAMLMSSFIALPLALVEKAGLPKEQHWWVYLTALLISFFAMIPFIIYGEKKRKMKRVLLGAVATLMLTELFFWQFGDSLRALVIGTVVFFTAFNLLEASLPSLISKVSPAGGKGTAMGVYSTSQFLGSALGGILGGWLFQHGGLSVVFLGGAGLAALWLAFAVTMREPPYVTSLRLPLSPEALREAGLTERLKAVAGVTDAVIVAEEAAIYIKLDTELLDRATLEQLVNPAPTCEA, from the coding sequence ATGCACGATCCCCACAGCGAACGCATGAGTGGCAGCGAGACCCGAGCAGCAAGCGGTCTGGCCCTGGTGTTCGCCTTCCGTATGCTAGGCATGTTTATGGTGTTGCCAGTGCTGGCAACCTATGGGATGGACCTCGCCGGTGCGACCCCGGCCCTGATTGGTCTGGCAATTGGCGCTTATGGCCTGACCCAGGCGATTTTCCAGATTCCGTTCGGTATGATTTCTGATCGCATCGGTCGGCGTCCCGTAATCTACCTCGGGTTGATTGTCTTCGCCTTGGGCAGTGTTCTGGCGGCGAACTCCGATTCGATTTGGGGCGTTATTGCCGGACGTATCCTGCAAGGTGCTGGTGCGATTTCTGCTGCTGTCATGGCACTGCTTTCAGACCTCACCCGCGAACAGCATCGTACCAAAGCCATGGCAATGATCGGCATGACCATTGGCTTGTCGTTTGCGGTAGCGATGGTTGTGGGGCCGTTGCTGACCCGTGCCTTCGGGTTGTCGGGGCTGTTCCTGGCGACGGGTGCAATGGCACTGGTGGGGATCGTCATCGTGATGTTCATGGTGCCGCGCTCGACCGGTACCTTGCAGCATCGAGAGTCTGGCGTGGCCAGGCAGGCCCTGTTGCCGACCTTGCGCCATCCCGACCTGCTGCGTCTGGACCTTGGCATTTTTGTGTTGCATGCCATGTTGATGTCGAGCTTCATCGCTTTGCCGCTGGCGCTGGTGGAAAAAGCCGGACTGCCTAAAGAGCAGCACTGGTGGGTGTACCTGACCGCGCTGCTGATTTCTTTCTTCGCCATGATTCCGTTCATTATCTATGGCGAAAAGAAACGCAAAATGAAACGAGTTTTACTCGGTGCCGTCGCGACGTTGATGCTCACTGAGCTATTCTTCTGGCAGTTCGGCGACAGCTTGCGCGCATTGGTGATCGGCACTGTGGTGTTCTTCACCGCGTTCAACCTGCTGGAGGCGTCATTGCCTTCGCTGATCAGCAAAGTGTCACCGGCAGGTGGCAAGGGCACGGCAATGGGGGTTTACTCCACCAGCCAGTTCCTGGGTTCGGCACTGGGCGGCATACTCGGTGGCTGGTTATTCCAGCATGGCGGTTTGTCGGTTGTGTTCCTTGGAGGCGCAGGTCTGGCTGCACTCTGGCTGGCCTTTGCTGTTACCATGCGCGAACCACCATATGTAACCAGCCTGCGCTTGCCGTTATCGCCTGAGGCGCTTCGCGAAGCAGGTCTGACCGAGCGTTTGAAGGCAGTTGCTGGCGTTACAGATGCAGTGATTGTGGCTGAAGAAGCTGCGATTTATATCAAATTGGACACCGAACTATTGGATCGCGCGACACTCGAGCAGTTGGTTAACCCAGCGCCGACGTGCGAAGCCTAG
- a CDS encoding single-stranded DNA-binding protein has translation MARGVNKVILVGTCGQDPEVRYLPNGNAVTNLSLATSEQWTDKQTGQKVEKTEWHRVSMFGKVAEIAGEYLRKGSQVYIEGKLQTREWEKDGIKRYTTEIVVDMQGTMQLLGGRPQGDQQNQGGGNNYQQQQSAPRQQAQRPAPQQQQPQQQSRPAPQQQAPQPAPDFDSFDDDIPF, from the coding sequence ATGGCCCGTGGGGTTAACAAAGTTATATTGGTCGGCACGTGCGGCCAGGATCCCGAAGTTCGCTACTTGCCTAACGGTAATGCCGTGACCAACCTGAGTCTGGCAACCAGCGAACAGTGGACTGACAAGCAAACCGGCCAGAAAGTCGAAAAGACTGAATGGCACCGCGTATCGATGTTCGGCAAAGTTGCCGAGATCGCTGGCGAATACCTGCGCAAGGGTTCGCAGGTGTACATCGAAGGCAAGCTGCAAACCCGTGAGTGGGAAAAAGACGGTATCAAGCGTTACACCACCGAAATCGTGGTCGACATGCAAGGCACCATGCAGCTGCTGGGTGGCCGTCCTCAGGGCGACCAGCAAAACCAGGGTGGTGGTAACAACTACCAGCAACAGCAGTCCGCTCCGCGTCAGCAGGCTCAACGCCCTGCGCCGCAACAGCAGCAGCCTCAGCAGCAGTCGCGTCCAGCGCCGCAGCAGCAGGCACCACAACCTGCTCCGGATTTCGACAGCTTCGATGACGATATTCCGTTCTAA